One stretch of Cheilinus undulatus linkage group 5, ASM1832078v1, whole genome shotgun sequence DNA includes these proteins:
- the serpind1 gene encoding heparin cofactor 2, with product MWVTIIISVACLLVSPSLAGIKDLASHFTDPQPDPRGLEEGVVDLEAIPLEFHKENTITNDLVFDGFEEDDYLDFDKILAAGNDDYIEGDEIDDIATPAPDIDIFAEPSDPKIRRARLLRLFNGRSRLQRINIVNANFGFNLYRSLRNDVNQTDNILLAPAGISIAMGMMSLGAGSETHDQIYKALGFAEFVNASHHYDNTTVHKLFRKLTHRLFRRNFGYTLRSVNDVYVKRNVSVKDTFRATTKAFYFAEPQSVDFGDPAFLNKANRRILKLTKGLIKEPLRSVDPNMVLMLLNYLYFKGTWEQKFPKDMTHYRNFRVNEKTTVRVPMMTNKGNYLAAADHELECDILQLPYTGNISMLIAMPRKMADMRKLEQEISSTVVNKWLKNMTNRTREVVLPRFKLEQNYDLIPNLKEMGLTDLFQESADFSGMTSEKVAMNYLKHQGTITVNEEGTEAAALTQVGFMPLSSQIRFTVDHPFLFLIYEHRTDCLVFMGRVANPSQS from the exons ATGTGGGTCACCATCATCATCTCTGTGGCCTGTCTGCTGGTCAGTCCGTCTCTAGCTGGGATCAAAGACCTCGCCTCTCATTTCACTGACCCTCAGCCAGACCCTCGAGGCCTTGAAGAGGGGGTTGTGGATTTAGAGGCCATCCCCTTGGAGTTCCACAAAGAAAACACGATCACCAATGACCTTGTGTTTGATGGCTTTGAGGAGGATGATTATCTTGATTTTGATAAGATCTTGGCAGCAGGCAATGATGACTACAT tgaAGGGGATGAGATAGACGACATTGCAACACCAGCTCCTGACATCGACATCTTCGCTGAACCATCAGACCCAAAGATCCGACGTGCTAGGCTCTTACGCTTGTTCAATGGTCGTTCTCGTCTCCAGCGTATTAACATTGTCAACGCTAATTTTGGTTTCAACCTCTATCGAAGTCTTCGAAATGACGTCAACCAGACTGACAACATCCTGCTGGCACCTGCTGGGATCTCCATCGCTATGGGGATGATGTCTTTAGGCGCAGGATCGGAAACTCATGATCAGATCTACAAAGCTCTGGGATTTGCCGAGTTTGTCAACGCCAGCCATCACTATGACAACACCACAGTACACAAGCTGTTCAGGAAGCTGACCCACCGGCTCTTCAGGAGGAACTTTGGCTACACACTGCGCTCTGTGAATGATGTCTACGTGAAGAGAAATGTCTCAGTGAAGGATACTTTCCGTGCAACGACAAAGGCGTTTTATTTCGCAGAGCCACAGTCAGTGGATTTCGGGGATCCAGCATTCCTCAACAAAGCAAACCGTCGCATCCTGAAGCTGACCAAAGGACTGATCAAGGAACCGCTAAGGAGTGTCGATCCAAACATGGTGTTGATGTTGCTCAACTACCTGTACTTCAAAG GAACATGGGAACAAAAGTTCCCCAAAGACATGACTCACTATCGGAACTTCAGAGTTAATGAAAAGACAACTGTCCGTGTGCCAATGATGACCAACAAGGGGAACTATCTCGCAGCGGCTGACCATGAACTGGAGTGTGACATCCTGCAG CTTCCATACACAGGAAACATCAGCATGCTTATTGCTATGCCGAGGAAGATGGCTGACATGAGGAAACTTGAACAGGAGATCTCTTCTACTGTTGTCAACAAATGGCTCAAGAATATGACTAACAG GACTCGAGAGGTGGTGCTGCCTCGGTTTAAACTGGAGCAAAACTATGACTTGATTCCAAATTTGAAAGAGATGGGACTCACTGACTTGTTCCAAGAGAGTGCAGATTTCTCTGGGATGACTTCTGAAAAGGTTGCCATGAACTAT CTGAAGCACCAGGGAACCATCACTGTGAATGAAGAGGGTACAGAAGCTGCTGCTTTGACCCAGGTGGGCTTCATGCCCCTCTCCTCTCAGATCCGCTTCACTGTGGACCACCCCTTCCTCTTCCTGATCTATGAGCACCGCACTGACTGCCTTGTGTTCATGGGTCGGGTGGCCAATCCCTCACAGAGCTAA